In one Perca fluviatilis chromosome 7, GENO_Pfluv_1.0, whole genome shotgun sequence genomic region, the following are encoded:
- the s100w gene encoding S100 calcium binding protein W, protein MARLEQVITNIVDIFLEYADDDGKKHQLNTEELKKVLEKEIQSPELKDKINADDIGEAMELLDKNHDGEVNFREFCRCVSVLAKCYYNKKTGKGVKRGKGKEQEAEEED, encoded by the exons ATGGCTCGTCTGGAACAGGTCATTACAAACATTGTGGATATATTTCTGGAGTATGCTGATGATGATGGCAAGAAACACCAGTTAAACACAGAAGAGTTGAAGAAGGTGTTGGAGAAAGAAATACAAAGTCCTGAGTTAAAA GATAAGATCAATGCAGATGACATCGGGGAAGCCATGGAGCTGCTGGATAAAAACCATGATGGTGAGGTCAACTTCAGAGAGTTTTgtcggtgtgtgtctgtcctggCCAAATGCTACTACAACAAGAAGACAGGCAAGGGTGTCAAGAGAGGCAAGGGCAAAGAACAAGAagctgaagaagaagactga